The Ruania alba genome has a window encoding:
- a CDS encoding SGNH/GDSL hydrolase family protein: protein MTILLTGDSITDCGRDRSDLSSLGEGYAALVAADAPEKRVINTGIGGNRVVDLQARWDEDVLAHSPDVLSIMIGINDTWRRYDSDDPTPTEVYEDGYRELLTRTRAAGVRRIILIEPFLLPVREDQWAWREDLDPKIQAVRRLAAEFGAEYLATDGPLTQTASRTSPEFLAHDGVHPTPAGHRFLADLWLDNYRR, encoded by the coding sequence GTGACGATCCTTCTGACCGGTGACTCGATCACCGACTGTGGCCGTGACCGATCCGACCTGAGCAGCCTCGGCGAGGGCTACGCCGCCCTGGTCGCTGCCGACGCCCCGGAGAAGCGGGTGATCAACACTGGCATCGGGGGCAACCGGGTGGTGGACCTGCAGGCACGGTGGGACGAGGACGTGCTCGCCCACTCCCCCGACGTGCTCTCGATCATGATCGGGATCAATGACACCTGGCGCCGGTACGACTCCGACGACCCCACGCCCACCGAGGTGTACGAGGACGGCTACCGCGAGCTGCTCACCCGCACCCGAGCGGCCGGGGTGCGGCGGATCATCCTCATCGAGCCGTTCCTGCTGCCGGTGCGCGAGGACCAGTGGGCGTGGCGGGAGGACCTGGACCCGAAGATCCAGGCGGTGCGTCGCCTCGCCGCCGAGTTCGGGGCCGAGTACCTGGCCACCGACGGCCCGCTCACCCAGACGGCCTCGCGCACCTCGCCGGAGTTCCTCGCCCACGACGGCGTGCACCCGACCCCGGCCGGGCATCGCTTCCTCGCCGACCTCTGGTTGGACAACTACCGCCGCTGA
- a CDS encoding DEAD/DEAH box helicase — MFSPAAAPTTFAALGVPAPLVRSLADRGITEPFPIQSATLRDTLAGRDVLGRGRTGSGKTLAFTLPLVARLTEGRSARSASPRGLVLAPTRELASQIAETIAPLAAAAGLRHTVIFGGVGQGKQVEALRRGVDILIACPGRLEDLKSQGHLRLDAVEITVLDEADHMADLGFLPAVKRILDATPRNGHRMLFSATLDNGVDILVKRYLNNPLTHSVDPASSAVTAMTHHILEVSDVGAKRDLVEQLASGASRRLFFMRTKHQARKLARQLTASGIPAVDLHGNLSQGARERNLEAFSSGAVRVLVATDIAARGIHVDDVDLVAHVDPPAEHKAYLHRSGRTARAGSGGTVVTIMLPEQRGDVRQLLRAAKIKAAPTAPEPALVSELVGEVAPKVSPDRAPEAAARKPSAAPVGKGRSGGGRHGSGSRSGGSRSGGARSGGSDGPRSDGSSSGGRSGAPRRGRGRGRGGAAPASGPAWSSSTPRSGAGRPSGAPAQGGRDGANGAGRRRAGTRRATSPGTPR; from the coding sequence GTGTTTTCACCTGCTGCTGCCCCGACGACGTTCGCCGCCCTGGGCGTTCCCGCTCCGCTCGTGCGTTCGCTCGCCGACCGCGGCATCACCGAGCCCTTCCCGATCCAGTCCGCCACCCTGCGGGACACCCTTGCCGGACGTGACGTGCTCGGCCGTGGCCGTACCGGCTCCGGCAAGACCCTCGCCTTCACCCTCCCGCTGGTGGCCCGGCTGACTGAGGGCCGCTCCGCACGATCCGCATCCCCGCGCGGCCTGGTGCTCGCGCCCACCCGGGAGCTCGCCTCGCAGATCGCCGAGACCATCGCCCCGCTCGCCGCGGCCGCCGGGCTACGGCACACGGTGATCTTCGGTGGCGTCGGCCAGGGCAAACAGGTGGAGGCGCTGCGCCGCGGCGTCGACATCCTGATCGCCTGCCCCGGCCGCCTCGAGGACCTCAAGAGCCAGGGGCACCTACGCCTGGACGCTGTCGAGATCACGGTGCTGGACGAGGCTGACCACATGGCCGATCTCGGCTTCCTCCCCGCGGTCAAGCGCATCTTGGACGCGACGCCCCGGAATGGGCACCGGATGCTGTTCTCCGCCACCCTCGACAATGGCGTGGACATCCTCGTCAAGCGATACCTGAACAACCCGCTCACCCACTCCGTGGACCCCGCGTCCTCGGCGGTGACCGCCATGACGCACCACATCCTCGAGGTCTCCGACGTGGGTGCCAAGCGCGACCTGGTGGAGCAATTGGCCTCCGGAGCCTCCCGTCGCCTGTTCTTCATGCGCACCAAGCATCAGGCGCGCAAGTTGGCCCGCCAGCTCACCGCGAGTGGGATCCCCGCCGTCGACCTGCACGGCAACCTCTCCCAGGGGGCGCGGGAGCGCAACCTGGAGGCCTTCTCCAGCGGTGCCGTCCGGGTGCTGGTCGCCACCGACATCGCCGCCCGCGGGATTCACGTGGACGATGTGGACCTGGTCGCGCACGTGGACCCGCCCGCCGAGCACAAGGCCTACCTCCACCGCTCCGGTCGGACCGCACGCGCCGGCTCGGGTGGAACGGTCGTGACGATCATGCTTCCGGAACAGCGGGGCGATGTGCGCCAGCTGCTCCGTGCCGCCAAGATCAAGGCAGCCCCGACGGCGCCCGAGCCGGCACTCGTGAGCGAGCTCGTCGGCGAGGTGGCACCCAAGGTGAGCCCGGACCGTGCACCGGAAGCGGCTGCTCGCAAGCCCTCAGCGGCACCGGTCGGCAAGGGCCGGAGCGGTGGCGGCCGGCACGGTTCGGGCTCCCGCTCCGGTGGCTCGCGATCGGGCGGCGCGCGCTCCGGTGGCTCTGACGGGCCCCGGTCGGACGGATCCTCATCCGGTGGCCGGTCCGGCGCTCCTCGTCGTGGCCGCGGTCGTGGCCGTGGCGGCGCTGCTCCCGCGAGTGGTCCGGCATGGTCGAGCTCTACCCCTCGCTCCGGGGCGGGACGCCCCTCGGGCGCCCCCGCCCAGGGCGGCCGAGACGGAGCCAACGGTGCGGGACGCCGTCGGGCCGGAACGCGACGCGCCACCAGCCCCGGCACCCCTCGCTGA
- a CDS encoding ArsR/SmtB family transcription factor translates to MDERTDEDRADALFHALADRTRRDILRRVLAGEYSVSALAQKYEMSFAAVQKHVAVLERAGLITKRRVGREALAAGDIDVVRSVGSLLDELEDVWRGRVGRIDDLLAGLDQQNTRNTTMREK, encoded by the coding sequence ATGGACGAGCGCACCGACGAGGACAGGGCCGATGCTCTGTTCCACGCGCTCGCCGACCGGACCCGGCGCGACATCCTGCGCCGGGTGCTGGCCGGGGAGTACTCGGTCAGTGCGCTCGCTCAGAAGTACGAGATGAGCTTTGCTGCTGTGCAGAAGCACGTGGCTGTCCTGGAACGTGCCGGGCTCATCACCAAACGACGCGTCGGGCGGGAGGCGTTGGCAGCAGGCGATATCGACGTCGTCCGCTCCGTCGGCTCTCTGCTCGACGAGCTCGAAGACGTCTGGCGGGGGCGGGTGGGACGCATCGACGACCTGCTCGCCGGACTCGACCAGCAGAACACCAGGAACACCACCATGAGGGAGAAATGA
- a CDS encoding SRPBCC family protein: protein MPVTGVQKDIDNRTLTITAEFAAPVDRVWGIYADPRQLEQVWGPPTYPATFVDHSLTPGARVTYYMTSPEGEKHGGWWEIISVDEPHAFTFRDGFADADLNPVDTAPVAENVYRFEATEAGTRATFTSVYETAEGLQQVIAMGVEEGATLAINQIDDLLAA from the coding sequence ATGCCTGTCACCGGAGTCCAGAAGGACATCGACAACCGCACGTTGACCATCACGGCCGAGTTCGCCGCACCCGTGGACCGGGTGTGGGGCATCTACGCCGACCCCCGGCAGCTCGAGCAGGTCTGGGGCCCGCCGACCTACCCCGCCACGTTCGTGGACCACTCGCTCACCCCGGGTGCTCGAGTCACGTATTACATGACCAGCCCGGAGGGGGAGAAGCACGGCGGCTGGTGGGAGATCATCAGCGTCGACGAACCGCACGCGTTCACCTTCCGCGACGGCTTCGCCGACGCCGACCTCAACCCGGTCGACACGGCCCCAGTCGCGGAGAACGTCTACCGGTTCGAGGCCACCGAGGCAGGCACGCGCGCCACCTTCACCAGCGTCTACGAGACTGCCGAAGGGTTGCAGCAGGTGATCGCGATGGGTGTCGAAGAAGGGGCCACCCTGGCGATCAACCAGATCGACGATCTGCTCGCCGCCTGA
- a CDS encoding glutaredoxin domain-containing protein: MRSRLVWLALLVVFAVIAWFVAEDTTWWWLVPQGAFILFYAWWSYPNRGATTTHAEVTALDEGDPRRRVIIYWRPGCMYCSRLRRRLGSARRSATWVNIWADDEAAAFVRSVNQGNETVPTVVLEGEAHTNPPPELVRDSLAAGLR; the protein is encoded by the coding sequence ATGCGCTCTCGACTCGTCTGGCTCGCACTGCTCGTCGTCTTCGCGGTGATCGCGTGGTTCGTCGCCGAGGACACCACCTGGTGGTGGCTGGTGCCGCAGGGGGCGTTCATCCTCTTCTACGCCTGGTGGTCCTACCCGAACCGCGGTGCCACCACCACCCACGCGGAGGTGACGGCGCTCGACGAGGGCGACCCCCGCCGTCGGGTCATCATCTACTGGCGGCCCGGCTGCATGTACTGCAGCCGGCTGCGCCGCCGCCTGGGCAGCGCCCGCCGATCGGCTACCTGGGTGAACATCTGGGCCGACGACGAGGCCGCCGCCTTCGTACGGAGCGTGAATCAGGGCAACGAGACCGTACCCACCGTGGTGCTCGAGGGAGAGGCCCACACCAACCCGCCGCCGGAGCTGGTGCGGGACAGTCTCGCCGCCGGCCTCCGTTAG
- a CDS encoding LacI family DNA-binding transcriptional regulator, whose protein sequence is MDQEVGVAGAVRAGRPGMNDVAKVAGVSHQTVSRVLNDHPNVRPETRQRVLEAIDALGYRRNSAARALVTRRSATVGIVTSGSMQFGPATTLAVLEQSARAAGYFVSVATAAEPTPETMTEIFGSFMDQSVEGIVVIAPEERVANAARAASAHVPVLMLAAMDPQPGDPTVVHVDQRSGARLLVRHLLDLGHRDLVHVSGPLDWFDALARRDAWHDELASSGVHPREDIVGDWTAEAGYQAGRALLGNLPDAVFAANDQTALGLLHAFAEAGVRVPDDVSVVGYDDVQGSDHFIPPLTTVRQDFDALGRHAMEVLIGAVTGEPLVPVPVPPQLLVRASTAAAHS, encoded by the coding sequence GTGGACCAGGAGGTGGGTGTGGCAGGCGCAGTGCGTGCTGGGCGGCCGGGGATGAACGACGTCGCCAAGGTGGCCGGGGTGTCCCACCAGACGGTCTCCCGGGTGCTCAACGATCACCCGAACGTGCGACCGGAAACCCGGCAGCGGGTGCTCGAGGCGATCGACGCCCTCGGGTACCGCCGTAACAGTGCGGCGCGAGCCTTGGTGACCCGCCGGTCGGCCACCGTCGGCATCGTGACGAGCGGGTCGATGCAGTTCGGGCCGGCCACCACGCTCGCCGTGCTCGAGCAGTCCGCCCGGGCAGCGGGCTACTTCGTGAGCGTGGCGACGGCGGCCGAACCGACCCCAGAGACGATGACGGAGATCTTCGGTTCCTTCATGGACCAGTCCGTGGAAGGCATCGTGGTGATCGCGCCCGAGGAGCGGGTGGCGAACGCCGCCCGCGCCGCCTCGGCGCACGTGCCGGTGCTGATGCTGGCCGCGATGGATCCCCAGCCCGGTGATCCGACCGTGGTGCACGTGGACCAGCGCAGCGGTGCCCGCTTGTTGGTGCGGCACCTGCTCGATCTTGGCCACCGGGACCTGGTGCACGTGAGCGGACCGCTGGACTGGTTCGACGCGCTCGCGCGGCGGGACGCCTGGCATGACGAGCTCGCCAGTTCCGGCGTGCACCCACGTGAGGACATCGTGGGGGACTGGACGGCCGAGGCCGGGTACCAGGCAGGGCGAGCATTGCTCGGGAACCTGCCGGACGCCGTCTTCGCCGCGAACGACCAGACCGCTCTTGGGCTGCTGCACGCGTTCGCCGAGGCGGGCGTGCGGGTGCCCGACGACGTGAGCGTGGTCGGCTACGACGACGTGCAGGGCTCGGACCACTTCATCCCGCCGCTGACCACCGTGCGCCAGGACTTCGACGCGCTGGGCCGGCATGCGATGGAGGTGCTCATCGGCGCCGTCACCGGGGAACCGCTCGTGCCGGTGCCGGTTCCACCCCAGCTCTTGGTGCGTGCCAGTACCGCTGCAGCCCATTCCTGA
- the araB gene encoding ribulokinase gives MTDENTYTIGVDFGTLSGRAVVVRTSDGAELGSAEHAYSHAVMDRTLTASAANVELPPEWALQVPADYVDVLKTAVPAAVEAAGIDPAQVIGIAADFTACTMVPTTADGTPLCELEQFADRPHAYVKLWKHHAAQPHADRINDLARERGESWLPRYGRLISSEWQFAKGLQLLEEDREIYDAMDRWVEAADWIVWQLGGQYQRNACTVGYKGIYQDGQHVGEDFLAALNPDFATFVQDKLEQPIAQLGDAVGHLTAEAAGWTGLPEGIAVAAGNVDAHVTLPAANAVENGQLTLIMGTSTCHVLNSDELHEVPGMCGVVDGGVIAGKYGYEAGQSGVGDIFGWFVSSGVPAAYTAEAERRGISVHAYLTELAEQQPIGGHGLVALDWHNGNRSVLVDTELSGLIIGQTLATRPEDIYRALLESTAFGTRTIIEAFTSSGVPITELVVAGGLLKNRFLMQMYADVTGLPLSTITSEQGPAVGSAIHAAVAAGAYPDVRTAAASMGHRTVGAYQPDSEATAAYDRLFAEYTALHDYFGRGENDVMKRLKTLRREAWEASTSDGVSAPTLEVPEELS, from the coding sequence ATGACTGACGAGAACACCTACACCATCGGTGTGGACTTCGGCACGCTCTCCGGCCGGGCGGTCGTCGTCCGGACCAGCGACGGAGCCGAGCTCGGGAGCGCCGAGCACGCTTACTCCCACGCCGTGATGGACCGCACCCTGACCGCCTCGGCCGCCAATGTCGAGCTCCCGCCGGAGTGGGCCCTGCAGGTGCCCGCCGACTACGTGGACGTGCTCAAGACCGCCGTTCCGGCTGCTGTCGAGGCCGCCGGGATCGACCCGGCGCAGGTGATCGGTATCGCTGCCGACTTCACCGCCTGCACCATGGTGCCGACCACAGCTGACGGCACGCCGCTGTGCGAGCTCGAGCAGTTCGCCGACCGCCCGCACGCCTACGTCAAGCTCTGGAAGCACCACGCCGCACAGCCGCACGCCGACCGGATCAATGACCTCGCCCGCGAGCGCGGCGAGTCCTGGCTGCCCCGGTACGGCCGACTGATCTCCTCCGAGTGGCAGTTCGCCAAGGGGCTGCAGCTTCTCGAGGAGGACCGCGAGATCTACGACGCGATGGACCGCTGGGTCGAGGCCGCGGACTGGATCGTTTGGCAGCTCGGCGGGCAGTACCAGCGCAACGCCTGCACCGTCGGCTACAAGGGCATCTACCAGGACGGCCAGCACGTGGGTGAGGACTTCCTCGCGGCGCTGAACCCGGACTTCGCCACCTTCGTGCAGGACAAGCTGGAGCAGCCGATCGCCCAGCTGGGGGACGCCGTCGGGCACCTCACCGCCGAGGCGGCCGGCTGGACCGGACTGCCCGAGGGGATCGCGGTGGCCGCGGGCAACGTGGACGCACACGTGACGCTGCCGGCTGCGAACGCAGTGGAGAACGGTCAGCTCACCCTCATCATGGGCACCTCCACCTGCCACGTGCTGAACAGCGACGAGCTGCACGAGGTCCCCGGCATGTGCGGCGTGGTGGACGGTGGTGTGATCGCCGGGAAGTACGGCTACGAGGCCGGTCAGAGCGGTGTTGGAGATATTTTCGGCTGGTTCGTCTCCTCCGGTGTGCCCGCCGCGTACACGGCGGAGGCCGAGCGGCGGGGGATCTCCGTGCACGCCTACCTCACCGAACTGGCCGAGCAGCAGCCGATCGGCGGGCACGGCCTGGTGGCCCTGGACTGGCACAACGGCAACCGGTCGGTGCTCGTGGACACCGAGCTCTCCGGATTGATCATCGGCCAGACGCTGGCCACCCGGCCCGAGGACATCTACCGCGCGCTGCTGGAGTCCACCGCCTTCGGCACGCGCACCATCATCGAGGCCTTCACCTCCTCCGGAGTGCCGATCACCGAGCTGGTGGTGGCCGGCGGGCTGCTGAAGAACCGGTTCCTGATGCAGATGTACGCCGACGTGACCGGCCTCCCGCTGAGCACGATCACCTCCGAGCAGGGCCCCGCCGTCGGGTCGGCGATCCACGCGGCCGTGGCTGCGGGTGCCTACCCGGATGTGCGCACCGCTGCTGCCTCGATGGGGCACCGGACGGTCGGCGCCTACCAGCCGGACTCGGAGGCCACGGCGGCGTACGACCGGTTGTTTGCCGAGTACACCGCACTGCACGACTACTTCGGCCGGGGGGAGAACGACGTGATGAAGCGGCTGAAGACGCTCCGCCGTGAGGCGTGGGAGGCCAGTACCTCCGACGGCGTGAGCGCCCCCACGCTCGAGGTTCCGGAGGAGTTGTCATGA
- a CDS encoding L-ribulose-5-phosphate 4-epimerase, which yields MTRPVLSEMSAAVQAEVAATRERVARLHAELVRYELVIWTAGNVSERVRSDEVELFVIKPSGVSYDELTPESMVVCTLDGTKIVDGTPDRLTPSSDTAAHAYVYRHMSEVGGVVHTHSTYATAWAARNEPVPCVITMMGDEFGGEIPVGPFALIGDDSIGQGIVETLRNSRSRAVLMANHGPFTIGADAKDAVKAAVMCEDVARTVHIAKQLGDVVPIAPEHIDALFDRYQNVYGQRAEDGKD from the coding sequence ATGACCCGCCCCGTCCTGAGCGAGATGTCCGCGGCCGTGCAGGCCGAGGTGGCCGCGACCCGGGAGCGCGTGGCCCGGCTGCATGCCGAGCTGGTCCGGTACGAGCTGGTGATCTGGACCGCAGGGAACGTCTCCGAACGGGTGCGCAGCGACGAGGTGGAGCTGTTCGTCATCAAGCCCTCCGGAGTCTCCTACGACGAGCTGACGCCGGAGTCGATGGTGGTGTGCACCCTCGACGGCACCAAGATCGTCGACGGCACCCCGGACCGGCTCACTCCCTCCTCGGACACCGCCGCACACGCCTACGTGTACCGGCACATGAGCGAGGTCGGGGGCGTGGTGCACACCCACTCCACCTACGCCACCGCCTGGGCGGCACGCAACGAGCCGGTGCCGTGCGTGATCACCATGATGGGCGACGAGTTCGGCGGGGAGATCCCGGTGGGTCCGTTCGCGCTGATCGGCGACGACTCCATCGGGCAGGGCATCGTGGAGACTCTGCGCAACAGCCGGTCCCGCGCCGTGCTGATGGCCAACCACGGACCGTTCACCATCGGCGCCGACGCCAAGGACGCGGTGAAGGCGGCCGTGATGTGCGAGGACGTGGCCCGCACCGTGCACATCGCCAAACAGCTCGGTGACGTCGTCCCGATCGCACCCGAGCACATCGACGCCCTCTTCGACCGCTACCAGAACGTCTACGGCCAGCGTGCCGAGGACGGGAAGGACTGA
- the araA gene encoding L-arabinose isomerase, whose protein sequence is MDNPFEGREIWFLTGSQDLYGDETLQQVAEQSQAVARHLEESSEVPVRIVWKPVLKDTASIRRAALEANADDACVGVITWMHTFSPAKMWITGLDALRTPMLHLHTQAGMELPWADIDMDFMNLNQAAHGDREFGYIASRLGVARKIVVGHASDPVVQGEVGTWARAAVGWASLSGMKLARFGDNMRNVAVTEGDKTEAELRFGVSVNTWGVNDLVAAVDAVDEATIDGLVQEYLDAYEVVPELQPGGERHESLRYGARQEAGMRSFLEAGGFSAFTTNFEDLGELRQLPGLAVQRLMAAGYGFGAEGDWKTAILVRLAKVMGYGLPGGASLMEDYTYELTPGKEKILGSHMLEICPSLTTAKPRLEIHPLGIGDREDPVRLVFDTDTGDGLVVALSDMRERFRLVANEVDIVGPDAELPNLPVARAVWVPRPDFKTSARAWLTAGGAHHTVLTTQVGTEVFEDFAEIARTELAIIDASTTVRDFTKQLRWNQVYYRMTAGA, encoded by the coding sequence ATGGACAACCCCTTCGAAGGCCGCGAGATCTGGTTCCTCACGGGAAGCCAGGACCTCTACGGTGACGAGACCCTGCAGCAGGTCGCCGAGCAGTCCCAGGCGGTGGCGCGGCACCTGGAGGAGTCCTCCGAGGTGCCGGTGCGCATCGTGTGGAAGCCGGTGCTCAAGGACACGGCGTCGATCCGCCGGGCGGCACTGGAGGCGAACGCCGACGACGCCTGCGTGGGTGTGATCACCTGGATGCACACCTTTTCCCCGGCGAAGATGTGGATCACCGGGCTGGACGCGCTGCGCACCCCGATGCTGCACCTGCACACGCAGGCCGGCATGGAGCTGCCCTGGGCCGACATCGACATGGACTTCATGAACCTGAACCAGGCCGCCCACGGTGACCGGGAGTTCGGATACATCGCCTCCAGGCTCGGGGTGGCCCGCAAGATTGTGGTCGGGCACGCCAGCGATCCGGTCGTCCAGGGTGAGGTGGGCACCTGGGCGAGGGCCGCCGTCGGGTGGGCCAGCCTGAGTGGAATGAAGCTCGCCCGCTTCGGCGACAACATGCGCAACGTGGCCGTGACCGAGGGTGACAAGACCGAGGCGGAGCTGCGGTTCGGGGTCTCGGTGAACACCTGGGGCGTGAACGACCTGGTGGCGGCCGTGGATGCGGTGGACGAGGCGACCATCGATGGCCTGGTCCAGGAGTATCTGGACGCTTATGAGGTCGTTCCTGAACTGCAGCCTGGGGGAGAGCGGCACGAATCGCTGCGCTACGGCGCCCGGCAGGAGGCAGGGATGCGCTCCTTCCTCGAGGCCGGCGGGTTCTCGGCGTTCACCACGAACTTCGAGGACCTCGGCGAGTTGCGGCAGCTGCCGGGTCTGGCGGTGCAGCGGCTGATGGCCGCCGGGTACGGTTTCGGCGCCGAGGGCGACTGGAAGACCGCGATCCTGGTGCGGCTGGCGAAGGTGATGGGGTACGGCCTGCCTGGTGGGGCGTCCCTGATGGAGGACTACACCTACGAGCTCACCCCGGGCAAGGAGAAGATCCTCGGCTCGCACATGCTGGAGATCTGCCCGTCGCTGACCACGGCGAAGCCGCGGCTGGAGATTCACCCGCTGGGTATCGGTGACCGGGAGGACCCGGTGCGTCTGGTGTTCGACACCGACACCGGTGACGGGCTCGTGGTGGCGCTGTCGGACATGCGCGAGCGGTTCCGGCTGGTGGCGAACGAGGTGGACATCGTGGGCCCGGACGCCGAGCTGCCGAACCTGCCGGTGGCGCGTGCGGTGTGGGTGCCGCGGCCGGACTTCAAAACCTCCGCCCGGGCCTGGCTGACCGCCGGGGGAGCGCACCACACGGTGCTGACGACGCAGGTCGGGACCGAGGTGTTCGAGGACTTCGCCGAGATCGCCCGTACTGAGCTGGCGATCATCGACGCCTCGACGACGGTGCGCGACTTCACCAAGCAGCTGCGCTGGAACCAGGTCTACTACCGGATGACCGCCGGGGCCTGA